A stretch of DNA from Ptychodera flava strain L36383 unplaced genomic scaffold, AS_Pfla_20210202 Scaffold_31__1_contigs__length_3010019_pilon, whole genome shotgun sequence:
CGTCGATTATAGGTACGGCAAATTCATATCCGGTAGCAAAGATGACTGCATCTACGTTCTCCAGGGTAGTGCCATCGTCGAAAACGACGCCACTTTCATGAAACTCTTTAATGCCACCCATGGGTTTGATCTGACCGCGTGCAAGCCTCTCTGCCATGTCATCACAAATCGTCATACGTTTACCAACAGGATATAACTCAGATCCCTGGAGAGCGACAACACCGTGTGTCTGTTATTTTAGATGATACATGTAGGCCAGCTACGGATCCGTGCACTCTAACTACCAATGCGCGTGCGTGCCTTCCACCCCACGTACTTATACCAAAGTTATCATCTTGCGCTGCCAGCCTACGAATACCCCCTCTTAATTTGTCCTTTAATAGGGATAAATAGCCATGCATCCTCTGAGATCAtacaatttgaatgaaaataagaCAGACGACGTATTTCATAAGGTTAATTCGAAATCTACAAAATAACTCATTATTCAGCATTTTCACCGGTCAAAACATAAGGTAAAAatacttttgtatatactttaaGTAGCCTAGAAATATCGTAATTTTTGTTGGAACTCGTAGTTCTTTTTTCTCTATCCACTTGCAACACACTGGGTAATCATTTCAAACGTCGACTTTTCTAAAACCGCTGCTATCACATACATTACAATTTTACTACTCTAAAATTAAATCAAACCGTCTTTCTAGACAAATATAAcgttttgtaatattttctttattaatCGCAATGGCGACGCCCTTGCCATTAACGGCTTTTCTCTTGCcagcgcccataaataaacgttaatggtcagggtggcattattttcattatattatcaaGTAACCTAAGAAAACcatcaaaatcaacaaaaaatcctCATGCAAAAGACAACGGGGCCCGAAACCATGTATTACACAGATTTCGTATTCACTGAACAGTGCGTAGTGCAATACGCAATGCACTACGCGCGCGTAGAAACAATTTGCAAATCCTTagatttttttccgaaaaagtGACTGTCTAAACTTGGGCAACAAGTGCTCCATTCTATTTTGTGATTGACTATAATCTTATATATCTTATATACAAATCACCATttttcgttttagctgtaaaagttacgatgtttgcgatattatttatattcacgggcatgCAAACAAACCATAAAAGTCCATTGTGGTCAGTCAGGttgttcagctcgaccaattaaatgCGGAGGATAGGGCATGGTAACATAATTAATTTTATCGATACTAAGTGCAAAGACTTGTTCCTTGAGGAGCTACTGTTTGTATAGTGTAGAACTGTTTGTTCTTTTTGCAGCGACTTTAACTTTATGGTCCGAACATAGTGGGTAAAGGCATTGGATAATTACGACGCCATACATTTTCGGCATGCAATATCTCAAGTTTGCTATAATGTTATTGCCTTTATACCTTGAGAAAAGCGCATGCTCGTTTATCGTTGTTTTACTAATAGACAAACTGTATACACGACTTACCTGCAAATCAAATTCCTTGTGGTCACTCATTTTCGTGTGACTCATTTTCTCCAATGTCGCGGTTAGTTTCGATGGAGACTTAATCGAGGATCGTGTGAAGAGAGCGATGTCAAAGGGACGACCGTCCCGGCACATACGAGGCAGAATCATCGAATCGTGACGCATGCTGATATGTACCTGAAAATGACATTCGAAAATGACCGATCTTCAGCAGTTAACATTTGGAATTGTGTGTTTGTTTCAAAAAGGATGTGCGTCGATTTATTAAAATCTGAACGATTTATTTTCAAGtcttgaaaaaatgtaaatactATTGGTGGAAAACAAGATAATAATACATTTGTATCTTTTTGAGAGCCTGTGGATTTTCATCTACTTCATTTGTACAAGGAATATCATCGTAACGCATTTtgcacttaaaggtatacagtcccctgtaatctaaatatgcccatatatggtcaaaggggcgttccttggtattcaaaatgcccatctgagggcgctgtttttaaaaagcggccacccgcttaaaatctctGATTTGTTAGATTAtatctttccatggtaactgtggcaaaattgaaacagaTGACAGAATACCTTTATTGCTCATACGAATGTctgcatgtaaatattttctaaGCCATTGTTGTTTTGACAGTTCCGATCTATAcatttgatttttattgcttgacACTTGCGTGACTGATTTCCCCAAATTTGTTTGCCATGAAGAATGACGTCACTAAGCAAACTAAGGGAGCGCTATCAAAGAACGATCGGATGTGCTGTAATCGGTTTTTTGCAGGAAATTTCTTGACTGTGGTATTGTCTCGCTTTTGTAGCTTAACTGATTGGAATCGTCCGACGCATGCATTAACCAGAGCAATGAattgaaatactagtttacacTGCGAAAACAAAAGCCAAACACTCTCAACCGATTCAAAAAGAAATCGCTGCATGACCTATGTCGTAAATAACCTAGAAACGAACTAGCTAATGAAGGGTACCCGGTACTCATTACATACCCTGAATCAACAAATATCTGTTTGGGATACCTATTATAGCCAATCGGAGTACAAGTTGCAACGTGTAAACCCGTATAACTTGCAGAttctatttttgtatatttcactTGCCATAGATGGAATATTATGAGTTCAAACTGATGTGAGCATCGGAAACAACTGCAGATAAGCTAACTATTTTTAATCAGCAGTGTTCACCGTGTTACATTATTGCTGTATGCTTAAAGCTTCTCCTTATAACTTTGGCAAGATTAAGAAAGAATCCCAGCGATTGTTTCACGATTCAACAACGTGACCTCGATGCATATTTTAAAATCGTTTCCATTACCTCAATGCCACTTCCTGCAAGGTCGGTCGCAATCTCACCACCCGACATGTGTCCTCCTAGTAAAACAAGAAATGATGATATGCACATGTTGTTTAAAATGTTGAGGATTAGCCCGTGAAATGCACATACTGTTACAGTAATATCGTCATTTATGGCATTATACACTCCCAAAACGATATTATTTAATTGCAAGTTTACCTGTCACGCTTTCACAGACCAAAGAGGACTCGAAAAGTCGAGCAAAATCCGTAATAAATACAAAAGCACTTCTGTTCTGTCAACACGAAGGAAAATTAAAGCCTCAATATAGCCTCTAATGTTGTACCCCGAATTTCATAGCTCGTTACATAAACGAACCAAAGTCGTAAAGCCGATTcgaaaaattttaaatgcaGCAATATCGTATGCAAATATTTCGTTTATAATAGATTACCGACGACTATAACCTTCTGTCCAAGAAACCGTTTAGGCTCTCGATACTTGTTAGCGTGGATTTTTGTTCCTCTATAATTTCCCAACCCAGGATATGACGGAATAAACGGCCTGTTATAAACGCTTGTGCAAATCATGACGTAATCAAACTCTTCGGTGGAAAGCTTGTCATCCTTGTCCTTGATCTGTAACTTCCAATACTTTCCATTGTTGTTGCGCTGTACGTCAATAACGTTTGTGTTGAACCGAATGTGCTtctcaagattaaaatattctgCATAGTTTTGGATATGACGAAGAACAGATCGGCGATCGTTAAATTGAGGGTTCTCCTTCGGGTAGGGAAAATCTGAGAACGTCATCATTTCTTTGCTGGTGTTGCTGACGACAGAATCGTAGAGCGCACTTCCCTGACCGGGCCGCAACTCCGGTGAGTAATTCCATACACCACCTTggtgaaaacagaaaacaaccTTTATGTAACCTAACGTGCTTTATGGGTATAAAGATAACCGAATGCGTTTGCAATATGACTATGACGCCATGCGGCTTCAATGACAAATACTTGGACGAGAGTAACAGATTCCTTGGTCAATAAGACTATGCAATTCTGGGCCAAAAATACACTGTGATATCACTAAAACACAACTGGTCTTCcaacaactttgaatatttcaatctagtCCTTAATTCTAACCTACCTAGATGATACGGATATTAAGGGGTGCTCCATTTTCTTGTGTGAAGCTGTAATGCGAAGgtgatttcatcactttaaatATGCCTGAAATACCTCGGTACACCCCACAACAGCTGCAG
This window harbors:
- the LOC139127401 gene encoding dimethylaniline monooxygenase [N-oxide-forming] 2-like — encoded protein: MAAKKRVAIVGAGVAGLVSIKSCLEENGLEPTCFERHDKLGGVWNYSPELRPGQGSALYDSVVSNTSKEMMTFSDFPYPKENPQFNDRRSVLRHIQNYAEYFNLEKHIRFNTNVIDVQRNNNGKYWKLQIKDKDDKLSTEEFDYVMICTSVYNRPFIPSYPGLGNYRGTKIHANKYREPKRFLGQKVIVVGGHMSGGEIATDLAGSGIEVHISMRHDSMILPRMCRDGRPFDIALFTRSSIKSPSKLTATLEKMSHTKMSDHKEFDLQGSELYPVGKRMTICDDMAERLARGQIKPMGGIKEFHESGVVFDDGTTLENVDAVIFATGYEFAVPIIDDSWIFDKSGNAGIYKYIFPVHLEDPEKLALINIVHTAGAHWPVAELQSRIAARVLLEILLYQIKKR